TCCAAAGATCCACCTGGACACCAGTGGAAACATGGTCTCCCAAAACACCATCATTGTGGTGGCAGGCAATAAACTCCGTCTGGATGTGGAGATCACAGGAGAGCCAGCACCTACCTGTGTTTGGTCTAAAGGAGATCAAGTAAGGATGTGACGAGAAAAATATGAACACTTATTTGTTAATCCATGATATTGGAAGGTGAACATCTTTGTGCTGTATggcctgttttttgttgtgcGCTCACtatctcctctccctctttgtctcttccACCGGGCTTCATTTAAATGCTACCTCACCAGCAAACAAAACTGCTGTTCTGTTTAGATTTGACCCAACCAATGTGAATGTATGTGCCCACAGGCAGTCAGGGGCACAGGGGTGCAAACACAGGGACTGGAAATGTCTGTGCCCTAGGGGGACAGCTACATGCTTGTTTTGCCACAATGTCACATATGGGCTTTAGACCACTGGTAGGCCAAAGTGCAGCCAAAGTCTCTCTCTGGCTAACTCAACTGGCCCATAAATGCCCTTCTCATCAGCCCCATCATCTCTGTGATTTGCCCCAAATTCTCTCTGGTTACCCTGTGTGCCGCTGTGGGTTAACTTTAGGGGGAACCCTGCTTCTGAACTTGCACATTGTAGAGGAGCCCCTTTGTAATTTTCACACCTCCACTTTAGAGAGCCTTTGCACATACCTGACTAAAGAAAGCTGTGTTTTAAAGCTGAATTTTAGGGTCAAGTTTAACTCCACccacattttatgaaaataaatgtcgGTCTTAATCAACCTTGACTCATTTAGTTAGGTGTGCTTGACTCAGATGATTGCATCTTCAGCACTACTTTAAAATACCACTGCAAGTTACCCCACACTTAAAAGCACTTAAATGCTGAAATTAGTTTGCTGTTTGTTAGCCAATTACAGACACTGAAGGGCGCATAAGGGTGGAGGCCAGGAAAGATCTGAGCTGCTTCGTCATAGAGGGGGCAGAGAGGGAGGATGAGGGCAACTACACCATCTGTGTTACCAACCCTGCCGGAGAGGACAAGGCTATGCTGTTTGTGAAGATTGTGGGTATGTGAAGATCTTATCATAATGTCAACAGGCAATCCCGTGCTGTGATTTGGTGTGACGTGGTTTATAAGTCACCAGTTGTTAAATAGTTCACATGTATTTAATGTGGCGGTTGAGACGgttcaacacaaaaacaaaagccacaGACATAGCATTCACTTTAAACATCTGTTTACTGTAActataacccccccccacacacacacacacacacacgtactaTCCAAACCAACTGTACCGAGGAAATTTGCCACTGGGAGCTGATCAATAACCAGATAGATACGGTTAGCAAGTTACAAACACATGACAgtgggatatacagtatatttgtgtgATTTAACAGCTTCACTTAACTAGACTTCACTAAACTACACTTTAAACGTAGCACTCGGGCATTAAAAGATGCTGGGCGCCATTTAGATAACGTTTTAGCTGTTGCTTTGTAGTCTAAGGGAAGAGTATGGACATgcatatgaaaataaaaaagatgttgGACCTCATTGCTTCTTTGATACAATCATTTAGCGTCAATAATCATAATTAGTTATGTAACACTTACTTAACACACAAGAAATTTCCTCCTGTCAACAACACACTCACTTCCGTCGGCgcttatgtatttgtgttgtaacttttgcgtttgtgttgtagcttttgcgtttgtgttgtagattttgtgtttgtgttgaaccGTCTTGGCCACCGTAATTTTAAGCTTTTCTGATGTACATTAAAACTAACTGTTATCGTGTTTTAGATGTGCCTGACCCCCCTGAGAATGTCAGATGCACATCCGTGGGAGAGGACTGCGGCACCATTGTTTGGGATGTCCCCAAGTTTGATGGCGGTGCTCCACTCAAAGGTGAAGAATGAACATTGCCTTCACTTGTTCATATTTAATGGGCTTTGCATATGGGATTTTGATAACATTTCTTGGGTTTCTGGGTGTATTCAATTATTATTCTGCCTGTGTTTCATGGTTTCTTGGTTTCTCCTTCACCAGGTTATCTcatggagaggaagaagaaaggcTCCTCCAGATGGACAAAACTCAACTTTGATGTTTATGAATCGACCACATATGAGGCTAAGAGGATGATTGAAGGTGTTATGTATGAGATGAGGGTGTTTGCTATCAACAGCATTGGCATGTCTCCGCCAAGTATCACCTCCAAACCCTTCATGCCAATTGGTACGTATCACAGCCATTTTCACTCCATCTTTCTTGGCTTCCTCCATTTGTGCGCCTACCCATCTTCAGTCAACCCCGTGATTCTCCtgagtctctctttctgtcacccTCAGCCCCAACTAGTGAGCCAATACGTCTGTCAGTGCATGATGTTACAGACAGCACATGCACCCTGAAGTGGCTTGCCCCCGAGAAGATTGGAGCTGGGGGCCTGGATGGCTATGTTATTGAATACTGCAAGGAAGGAGGTGATGAGaccaaacattttgtttacaatgaTTCATACACATATGGAGAATTTAACAAAATTCTCTAATTAAATTGCAACTTAAAGGCATTTTTTGGTTAGTTTTAAATGGAACAGGTCATAGACCCAAAGAGAGAATGAATATATGTGATAGAAGAAGACCATGAAAAGTAATCAGATTTCAATCCCACTCACTGTGATCTACTGCATGTAATTCTCTTTACATCCAGACACTGAGTGGGTGGTGGCAAACCAGGAACTTTGTGAGAGGCAGGGATTTGTGGTGCGTGGCCTTCCAGTGGGGGAGAAGATCAACTTTAGGGTGGTGGCAGTGAACATCGCTGGACGCAGTCCTCCAGCTGTGCTTGGACAACCCGTCACCATCCGTGAGATCATGGGTGAGTTAGAGAGTACttgtaaacatattttatgGATTATATCTCATATTCAGTTATGGCATTTTAGTGCTTCTTATGGTTTATATAGACAGACACATATTTCTATTTGTATAGtacaatactgtatattttaataacAAGTCTTTTCCTGCTTTAGAGCATCCTAAGATCCGCCTCCCTCGCGAGCTGAGAACAAAGTACATCAGGAAAGTAGGAGAAAAGATCAACCTGACCATCCCCTTCCAGGTTAGAAACAAACCTCTGCTAAGGTTTTAGATTGGTTCCATATATTGCATGAAAGCTCTGTACTAAAATATGTGATATCGAAAATAATACCAGTGGGAAACTGGTAATAAACCAtaacaaataaatgcataatGTCTATGAGGGGAGTCTGTTTACAGGGAGTACTACTGCACATGTGAAATTCTTTCATATGTGTGGCTCCAAAGGGAGctgcattaaataaaaaggcaatatCTGAGTTTCTGCTGCATGGATTTTTTCTTCACAGTCCATCAGTCAGTGTTGTAGAAGTGCAATGCAAAATTGGTGGTATACTCTTTTAAGAATAAAATCCACATTTACCATATGCACACAAGTTAGATTTTGTTTAACACTATTATTCATCGTAGGAGTGCCCTTTTCACCCTGCTAACTTTAACGAGAAACACTCTGAAAGGTCTAAAGAAAATGAGATTCTACTTTTCTTGTTTATAATCAGTACCTTATAACATATACTGTGTCTAGGTTTCTGTTTAGGATGTTGTCTGTCAAGTATTGTATGTTTACAGCTCACACAGTATAACTAACCATGCACCACATTAAAATCAAaagacttttttatgttgtgcCATCAATCATTTTGGATTAGTAAATGTCATATCTGTAataaaaagactaaaagcaaatatttttttatactaaAAAAAAGGCCAATTTCTGTGTCTTATAGGGTAAGCCTCGCCCTGTTGCAACCTGGTACAAGGATGGTCAACCCATTGACCCCCAAATGGTCAGTGTCCGTAACTCAAACGTGGACACCATCCTTTTTATCCGGAgtgcagagagagagcactCTGGAACATATGAGCTGGTGCTAAAGATCGAGAACATGGAGGACAGAGCAACCGTCGTCATCAGGATTGTTGGTAAGGTTGTCAGCTCTCTGCAACTGGGGACATCCATTTCTACTTGTGCTAAAATGTTGTTACTTTATCCATCAGTGTCAGCAATTCCGTGACAACTATTCGTTTCTTTGAAGAAAACCACTTCTGAAATTCAACACAACTGAAATGCTCTGACATTTAATCCATTCAGATAAACCTGGCCCACCTCTGAACGTGAAGGTGACAGAGGTCTGGGGCTTCAATGCAGCACTGGAGTGGGCCCCCCCCAAGGACGATGGCAACTGTGACATCACTGGATACACCATCCAGAAGGCAGACTTCAAGACCAAGGTGAGaaaggaggtggaggggggtAGCATTTCAAACCTACAGTAGATCATCCCTACAGTCTGCTGCATGTACAGTAGGGCCTGCAGCTCAACAATAATGCTGCGAATACAGTGTCAGACACTTTTACTATATGCCCACTTGAATTTaacattatcacattttttctctctacagGAATGGTTCACTGTTTATGAACACAACAGACGGACAAACTGCACGGCTTCAGATCTGATCATGGGCAATGAATACATGTTCCGTGTCTTCAGTGAAAACATCTGCGGCCTGAGCGAGGAGGCGCGTGTAAGCAAGAACACGGCTGTCATCGCCAAGAAAGGTGTGTGTAGTCCAGCAGGTGTTTGTTTGTAGTGGATACGGCATTTTATACAATCGTCCTCACCCTCCCACCTTTCTCCATAGGCCTGGAGATCAAAACAAACCCCTACAAGGAGAAAGATATGTCCTGTGTGCCCAAGTTTACTCAGCCCCTGATTGACAGATGTGCAGTGGCCGGTTACAGTACCGCCATCAGCTGTGCCGTTAGAGGCTTCCCCAAGGTAAACCTGCATTTTAAAATAGGCCGCGAAGTGTGACTCACAGGAGGCGTCTGACACTGCCGGTTCTcataagctaaaaaaaaaaaaaggtctgaacTTTGCTGTAAGAGAGACATGTACGCAGATCTACCAGCAGCAGcctttcaatttcaaacaacATTGCGCGAAAAGACAAATTTTCTGTAATCTAACATTGAAATGTTGCATCTGATgattaaataactttattttttccatatctCAGCCTAAGATCGTTTGGATGAAGAACAGGATGATCATCGGTCAGGATCCCAAGTTCTTGATGCAGAACAACCAGGGAGTGCTGACCCTTAATATTCGCAAGCCAGGAACCTTTGACTCTGGAAAATACTCCTGCATGGCTGTCAATGATCTGGGCCAAGACGAAGTGGAGTGCAAGCTGGACATCCGAGGTAAGAACAGAGGGGATGAGAGGGGCTGCAGGGCTGGAGGCAGATGGGAGGGGAGGGATGAAGGAGGGGGAGCGTTGGTAATTTGAGTGCAGGAGGACTTTATTTTGTGGTTTGGAATACAGAAGATTACGAGGTTAGTTTTACTTATGTGACGCACACTCAAATCTAAAAGCTGACTGTGTTTTTACGATGACAGCTGCaatagaattgaattgtttGAATGTGGATGTGAAACAAAATACTTGCCATTCAATTAGGGCTTATGTCAACAAAATCTAACTCTCATCATCTGTCCTGTTATCCCACAGTTGCCGCAGACCCGGAGAAGAAGTGAGAAACCGAACAGCAAAGAATGTGAAATCATATGAACCAAACTGTGAATGTCAGTATTTAGAATACACTGTCACAgagtgaataaaataaaatgtagctATGCCTGCTATACATAAcgatttatttcaaatgtatgttCTATTAAAGTTAGTTAACATACtttacatttgtagtttttagtCACACTAACAGCATTTGTAGAAGTGAAGCTCACAAGCCTCTCCACACACATAATCAggatattaaaatacattacacGTATTATTAGAGAAGCACCTTTCTGTATATTTGGCACATCTGTGACAGTTGTCCACACTACACCTCCCTGGAATAGTGTGCTCTCCTCCTGTGGATTGCCACTCCTATGCTGAACAACAGTGCCACTGCCAGGACACCCACAGCCACTGCAAGAGCTGTTATGACACCTGTGGGAGGCAGAAATCCTGTTTAGGGTACCTAGAATGTGGAACATTTGGAAGATTTCCAAAAGTcttgatatttttaaatcagacaGTCTGTGCTGAAAATCCCCACATTGGTCCCTAAAGTGAATAAAGGAATAATCATATTGCAGCGAAGTGTGAGAAGCCGCTTAGGCCAAAATTGAATACTTGACTTGGGTGCACATATATACTGATACTATGCACTTGCACAATCATGGATACTCATGTGcttatacacatatacatacagtacatacgtACACATGTATGCATCCATACCCTGAGAATGTGTATAAGTATGAGGCTATATGAGTGTGAGCATTTATGCATGTGCGTACTTAGTAGgtgtatgtgcgtgcatgcgtgtttgtgtgcttagTAAGTACGTTTGTTACATATGTTCCCATACCATTCCAAACCTGGGACTTCCATACCTGGGTGAAAGTCACAGGTTTGTGTGAACCGACCTCCTACATCATGAacattcatactgtacatacgaagcacacacatgcagtacatacTCTCACTTATATACCCTCATACTCATATCCATTCTCATTTATGCATGCTTGTATATATATAAGAATGTGTTTCTATACACATGGGGGTATGGATATACAGTTTGTGCAAGTGTTTTATACCGGTATACATGTATTTACAAGTGAAGTATGCAGGCAAAGCATTAACAATGTCAAAATATGTATGGAAACATAAGTCATTGCAAAcaggagaattaaaaaaaacaacttctttaCCTGTGCTTGACAATCTTGTGTTAAACCCGCACTCGGCCTCTGACTGTTCTGCCACCACGTCCCGCACCAGCTCAGTGACCATGGGCAAAGGGCAGGGGTTCAGCCCGTTGCATCCGGGCACAGGGTTGGGGTAGGGGTCGTGTTTGGAGTCATTGCGGTAATACAGCTCCAGAGAATAGGAACTGTGAAATTACAGTATCATCTCATTACCACAATGTGATGACATACATGTGCTATGTAAACAGGGTTGTATCATGTGCTAATTTGTCCATTGCAGACCCAGATGGCTTCGAGATTTCTATCGAATTGAAAAGGAAACTGTAGTTGAATGGTTCGGTGCGGCTAAACAGTGGGATGCAATTGCTCAAAATCTGATGGTCTTTTGCCATCTGACCTAGATAGTGTAATTAAGTATGCAAAGAGCAGGCAGGATGTCATTACCCATCATTCTCCTGGTAGAACTCAAAGAGTTGACAGGCAGCGTAAGGAGGGAGAAGGCCGTTGTACACGTCCAGAGCTGCCTGCAGGGTGATGAGGGTAGAGTCGTGCTGGAATGAGAAACATCAAGGAGGTGAGTATGTGAAACAGCAGTTTGCGTGataaattataaatgtgtgtatgtgcccaAACGGTGAACTTACGGCTGAGTACATAATGAATTTCAGAGTGCTCCCTTGCTCTACGGCCCTGGAGAAATTCCTCAGGATGGCATTGAGCAGCACCCCTGGTAAATAAACACATCAGTGTCAACAttgcaaatcattttttttcccacaaaccAATTGTTTTGACCTTACTGAGCACCCTATCTTAGCGCTGTAATCATCTTTGTCCCATTAGCTCATATGTGCTAATATGCTTTGAAAGGCTGGCCCAGCACTTTACACTGTCTGAAGCATAACCAATGCCTCAGCCTGCAGTCACAACATCacatacaataacttttttaacaaaataaaaaattattctCACAAGAGTGTTTTGATTTAATTGCCTCTAATGTGACTCCTCACCTCCCGAGAGCCtggccttttcttttctcttgtgaCTGAGGATGCTGTACATGACCTCAAATGATGCAATTCTCTTTAGGGTGTCCAGAACATCTTGGGTGGCCCAGCGAGGGAGAGTCAAGTTATGGATCCTCTGCACaagaaataaatcacattacaCAACACATGAATTGCagtaaaaagtgtttaaataGGTCAAACTCGTCTCCATTATCCCAGCTATTTTTAGCACCAGTCTGAAGATAACAGAAGCTAATTTTGCAAGTGTGAATGAAAGTATTCAACCTGGCCTAATATCCACCCATCTCCTAGTGCTTTAAttatcatttaaatatgttgtcaCATTCATGTCTCACTGTATGGATACAAATTATTTGCCCCACGCTCCAGGcccctctccatctctgtgcAGATGTGTTGAAGAAAACTGATTCTTTTTGTTTGACTCTCATTGCTCTGCAGCTGGTATCAGTTGTTAAAGCATTTGTAAACGGCAGATGTGTGAAAAAGAAAGTCTACCTGACAAGTAAGAGTGTCGTAAACCCTCcatatttttttcccaaccAGTTTGGAGACAGGGTAGCCAGTGTGGTTAGAAAGTCCCTCCACAAAGTACTGCAATGTAAAGAAAAGAGTTAGAAAATTAGATCCAACCAGTGGCGTAAGAcatattcagatcctttactcaCTTACTTACCAGTAGCAAAAGTAATCTATTACAAGTGAAAGCTACTGCATTTAAAATCACATGTAGTATTTTACTGTTGAATATGACCAAAGGTGGAGTTAGTTTTAACAACTTTTACACAGTTTGGTAGAGCAAGTAAGTGTAAAGTACCATGAAAGGATAATACTTAAGTTAAGTATAACACACCCACTGGGGTACTTTGCAGTGGTCCTACAGATTCTAGATTTGACACACCAGAATCAGCAAGAATGTACCACAGCGTGGCCTATGTAGGCAAACCTTGGCTCCTACTGTACAGTGTTGAGACCGTTTGGCATTCACATATAAGTCTAGGAGAATGGAAAAGTAATCAGACAACATTTGCTTTGCAAGAGATTCTAGCAGAATATAGGGCTGAACTGACTCTCTGCTGTTTAGAGggcaaagcaacaacaacaaaaaagaaaaaagggaagcCACACTTTTTGTATATTTAGATATTGACATATACCTCACATGTGTACctgcacacagagaaacacagaagaaatGAGAGCCAGCAGTGTTTGATGTGAGTAGACCACAGACTCAAGGCACACTCAGATACACCttcctaccccccccccccactcacacacacacacacacacacacacacacacacacacacacacacacactcccaatcAGTGCCAATTAGTTAAAAAGTGAATGACACCCTCTTTCATAAGTATCTCAAAACTGCACTTAAGTACACTACTTTTTACGCTCCATCACAACATTCAAATCATCATTCTCAAATGTTTGCagaaaatgcaaatttaaaTGCTCTTTATGTAGGTATTAAAcattttggggttgtttttgcAGATGCACTAATAAGATAACTAAACAAACATTGGTCGGTTAATGGTACAGATTTGCATTCTTTATTGATTCTGTGATTGTTGTTTACTTCAGCCTTTGGTCAAACAAGACAGTGAGAAATGGCACCATCTTGCCTCCAGCAGAGGGTGTAAAAATTCAACGCAGGAGGCCCTGTCCCGATCTGAAACACCACCTTAGTAGGCAGCACATGGGACTCAGtttaattaaaacctttttattgtaATTCTTAATCTAATTCAATCCAACCGTTAATTAGCTTCACTGAGAATGTGAGAGAATTTGCACTGTGTTGCTTTTTCGAGGCACTGTAGTCACCGTGCCTGAGAAAATCACTGACAGGACATGATGTCTACAGCATAACTAACACGTCCACTGGAGGTGCTGATAACGGTGGCACCAGCAACTgcgaaatatactgtatatttcactGTTTTGCACAAATGTGCATTTCACAGTGTTTACAAATCAAGGCTCGgataagaagaaaagaagtagCTGAGGTGAGAAAAAACTGGATTATTATTCACAGGAGTTCTGATTATATAATtatactgataaaaaaaaaaacagagttacAAACAAGTTTTTAGTGTTTAACAGGCACATGACTCACGGAAAAGTGGTGTTTAACACAAACTGAGCTGTGAGTAGAACGTTCACGTCATTAGGCAGACACAGAGGATGAGTGTATTTAGATGactctcttcttctgtggtttgTCTTACCTGGTGAGCCCTTAGGAATGTCTGGTACTGCTCGCTTTCGAAGGTCTCCGTCATCAGTGCTCTGAACCTTGGACAGTCTTTGCCTGGAGACTTCAGCAGCTTGAGAAATCGAAAACAACCGCACATCAGTGGAAAGAATGCACATTAACTGCAGGTACTGCAAGTCTTCTGGGCACAATTATATGTTCATTTCACACTTTAAAACAGAAGGGAATTTCAGCACAGCAGGTTCACAGCTGAGGTGAACACAGACAGCAACACAGAGCAAGAAACACATTAACTTGTACAAGTTTCTGTTCGGCTGTGTGTGGCTGCCGTGTGAAAGGAAATATTGATGTGGCTCAGCAGCCCACCTTGTCCTGGGCCCTGGGGATGGTGTGCACTGGAACGGGCCGCCACAGTAACTGGGGCATGATGGGAGGCAGGCGTCTGGTTGGGGGGAACATCCCAGCTAGGCAGGCCTGGGCACTCATCAGAGTGCGGTCGTAGTCAGTGCTCCTCACATATAGCTGTTGGAAACAAGGTGGGAACATGGTGTTAAAGTGCATCTGTATTTGTACTCTGGCACGAATTCCTACTGTATTCTTCCAAATTAAACAATCAGGCTTACTATTTTATAGAAGTTGAAAATGCACTTGGAAACTAAAAAAGAATCACATTTGGAAAGTAGATGGTTTCTAAAATAAAGATGCAAAAATGAATGCACTCAGCAACGCAGCAGTGTATCATGAGTGTGCTGTGTTTCTCCCAAGTCAACTGAGGTATTCCCTTAACAAGAAGAGGAGGGGAGTGAGAAGAGATCCAAATggatgagagagggaggggggcaaGATCCGTCTTACTGTGATCTTTTTTGACATCAGCCTTCGCTCGTCTATATCTCTCCATCACCCCGTGTCAGGTCTTTGCACACAGTAAATCACGCTGACATGGTTGGATGTTCCTGTGATGCCGAGAATgctgcccccctcccccttttttttgtcaaattaaaacagaCATGGCAGGGTGGCTGAAAGGTACAGAACAAGTTGACAGAGACTTGGGCGACAAAATGCCAATGACAGGTCCTAAGAAGAGCTGTTATTTTTGTAGTaattgtgtgttatttatgCGAGGGAGAAGAGGACTaaatggatggagagagagagggtggtaATAGAGAgctaggtaaaaaaaaaaaaaggaaacagcgAGTGTAAAGAAAACAGACAGCAAAAGAAAGCGGAAATCAGATCATCGTGACAGTTTGCTGAGCATGCAGCCCAACATATATTTTGCCAACTGCACTGTACAAGAAGCGCAGAGACAAAATTACCCCTCATGTTACAGCAAATTGCAAGGCAACGGCAGTTATACCACCATCATGATTCATGCTCATTAACGTAGTGTATGATGTTACAGCTAATACAGACTGTGGCTGGCACACGAATGGGCCGAGGGCATGCATGGCAACGGCATTGGGTGACACTGAAGCGGGGGACGtcagaaaaaactgaaatttacacacatacattggTGTCAGCACATTTATGTCTGTATCCATGCAAACACCTACCTCTTTGTTGTTGTAGTCCTCACTGAGAAAGTTGCCATAACGCCTCCTTAGAAAGCCACCCAGCTCAAACTGTTGTTTCATGCCCAGCTGAAAGGAAAATTGCCATCACTGTTAATCTTTGTCGAAGATGATCTTTTGCGGTATATTTGGCAGATTTGAGGTCCAACTCAACTCATTTACATAAATTAACACAAACTACAGGGCCTCCTAGAGCCATAAATGATTTATTCACTGTAAACCGGCTAATTGCCAGAGACCAGAAcaatgtcacagtaggaaaggAATATACTGTAATGAAAAGTCTATAACAAGCTTTTCTTCCATCTCAAGAGGGATTTTATGTTGCACACAACATAAGTGAACTATATTTTTACTCCATATCTGAAGCTACTGCACCTGTACAGAGCTACAAAACGAGTTTAGACTTTTTGTACCAAGTCGGTAGGTTTTACTTTAGCCTCCGGTACTTTGGCCCTGAGGTACAAAACACAACGTCaaattagaaaaatacaaaacgcaagaaaatattattttaattaggtttttaatttttttttttgtgttttctataatgttgttgtgttttgcacCTCAGGGCCAGTGTACTTCAGCCCCCCATGACCCTGTGGGTATACGAAAATGGACAGGTTGATGGATTTTATACAATGTATAAAGATAAAAGctctttgtttagttttttttacaaacttgcTTCtcaaaatgatgatgataacatgcaagcacacacacacacacacacacatacctataCACACAGAATATGATAAGTAAATATGGTTTACTTCTAGCCCACTAGTATTCAGGTAACCTCCCACATGTCCTTCTCTACtgtatttccatgtttttactttattgtatGCCTTGCTGTACAACCAATTACCCTCCGGGGACAATAATAAAGTGGAAAGTAGAAACAGTACCCAGTACCCAGTACCCAGTACCTCAGTGAGCTGTCCGAATCCCTGAGCCCACACTTCCTCTCCATGTGGATCCTTGGGATACGATTCAATGGGCGATCGATCGCCATGTCGGAACACcttaaaagtcataataaattaTGTCACATGGAATTAGACGCCATACTGCTGTGCCAGCCGTTACACTGTGTACTTACCTTAAAAATAATCCAACCTGAGACAGAGGTCAGA
This sequence is a window from Etheostoma cragini isolate CJK2018 chromosome 21, CSU_Ecrag_1.0, whole genome shotgun sequence. Protein-coding genes within it:
- the mybpc2b gene encoding myosin binding protein Cb isoform X1, whose translation is MPEPVPAEKQDGQAQREPTAEAEAQPETDDAPPTDGADSEADGDGTNPAEEQGSSELTGLFVEKPPENVVAVAGADVTLIARVDSSTLTRKPTMKWLKGKWMDLGSKAGKHMQFKETYDRNTKIYTYEMKIIKVVAGDAGGYRCEVTAKDKCDSSTFEISVEAAQQEQQQADILSAFKREGAGEDDGDLDFSALLKATKKKKKVKEEPEIDVWELLKSAHPSEYEKIAFEYGITDLRGMLKRLKKMKVVEPKHSEAFLKRLESCYSVEKGKKIVLRCEVVDPDTQVKWLKNGQEIKPSAKYIIESSGNVRTLTINRVSLADDAAYECVVGEDKCFTEVFVKEPPVTITKLMDDYHVVVGERVEFEVEVSEEGANVMWFFEDIELHKDKDTKYRFKKDGRKHTLIIQEATLDDIGMYHCWTNGGHTKGELEVEEKQLEVLQDIADLTVRATDQAMFKCEVSDDKVTGKWFKDGVEVLPSERIKMTHIGRFHRLIIDEVKPEDAGDYTFVPDGYALSLSAKLNFLEIKIDYVPRQDPPKIHLDTSGNMVSQNTIIVVAGNKLRLDVEITGEPAPTCVWSKGDQPITDTEGRIRVEARKDLSCFVIEGAEREDEGNYTICVTNPAGEDKAMLFVKIVDVPDPPENVRCTSVGEDCGTIVWDVPKFDGGAPLKGYLMERKKKGSSRWTKLNFDVYESTTYEAKRMIEGVMYEMRVFAINSIGMSPPSITSKPFMPIAPTSEPIRLSVHDVTDSTCTLKWLAPEKIGAGGLDGYVIEYCKEGDTEWVVANQELCERQGFVVRGLPVGEKINFRVVAVNIAGRSPPAVLGQPVTIREIMEHPKIRLPRELRTKYIRKVGEKINLTIPFQGKPRPVATWYKDGQPIDPQMVSVRNSNVDTILFIRSAEREHSGTYELVLKIENMEDRATVVIRIVDKPGPPLNVKVTEVWGFNAALEWAPPKDDGNCDITGYTIQKADFKTKEWFTVYEHNRRTNCTASDLIMGNEYMFRVFSENICGLSEEARVSKNTAVIAKKGLEIKTNPYKEKDMSCVPKFTQPLIDRCAVAGYSTAISCAVRGFPKPKIVWMKNRMIIGQDPKFLMQNNQGVLTLNIRKPGTFDSGKYSCMAVNDLGQDEVECKLDIRVAADPEKK
- the mybpc2b gene encoding myosin binding protein Cb isoform X14, yielding MPEPVPAEKQDGQAEAQPETDDAPPTDGDSEADGDEQGSSELTGLFVEKPPENVVAVAGADVTLIARVDSSTLTRKPTMKWLKGKWMDLGSKAGKHMQFKETYDRNTKIYTYEMKIIKVVAGDAGGYRCEVTAKDKCDSSTFEISVEAAQQEQQQADILSAFKREGAGEDDGDLDFSALLKATKKKKKVKEEPEIDVWELLKSAHPSEYEKIAFEYGITDLRGMLKRLKKMKVVEPKHSEAFLKRLESCYSVEKGKKIVLRCEVVDPDTQVKWLKNGQEIKPSAKYIIESSGNVRTLTINRVSLADDAAYECVVGEDKCFTEVFVKEPPVTITKLMDDYHVVVGERVEFEVEVSEEGANVMWFFEDIELHKDKDTKYRFKKDGRKHTLIIQEATLDDIGMYHCWTNGGHTKGELEVEEKQLEVLQDIADLTVRATDQAMFKCEVSDDKVTGKWFKDGVEVLPSERIKMTHIGRFHRLIIDEVKPEDAGDYTFVPDGYALSLSAKLNFLEIKIDYVPRQDPPKIHLDTSGNMVSQNTIIVVAGNKLRLDVEITGEPAPTCVWSKGDQPITDTEGRIRVEARKDLSCFVIEGAEREDEGNYTICVTNPAGEDKAMLFVKIVDVPDPPENVRCTSVGEDCGTIVWDVPKFDGGAPLKGYLMERKKKGSSRWTKLNFDVYESTTYEAKRMIEGVMYEMRVFAINSIGMSPPSITSKPFMPIAPTSEPIRLSVHDVTDSTCTLKWLAPEKIGAGGLDGYVIEYCKEGDTEWVVANQELCERQGFVVRGLPVGEKINFRVVAVNIAGRSPPAVLGQPVTIREIMEHPKIRLPRELRTKYIRKVGEKINLTIPFQGKPRPVATWYKDGQPIDPQMVSVRNSNVDTILFIRSAEREHSGTYELVLKIENMEDRATVVIRIVDKPGPPLNVKVTEVWGFNAALEWAPPKDDGNCDITGYTIQKADFKTKEWFTVYEHNRRTNCTASDLIMGNEYMFRVFSENICGLSEEARVSKNTAVIAKKGLEIKTNPYKEKDMSCVPKFTQPLIDRCAVAGYSTAISCAVRGFPKPKIVWMKNRMIIGQDPKFLMQNNQGVLTLNIRKPGTFDSGKYSCMAVNDLGQDEVECKLDIRVAADPEKK